A segment of the Romboutsia sp. 13368 genome:
AAGATTCAGATTTAAGAGGAAAATTATTTGTAACATCGGGCTTAGGTGGAATGAGTGGAGCTCAAGGAAAAGCTGTTGAAATAGCTGGTGGTGTAGGTATAATAGCTGAAGTTGATTATTCTAGAATTGAAACTAGATATACACAAGGTTGGGTTAGTAAAATAGCTAAAACTTGTAAAGAAGCTTTTGAAATGGCTAATGAATGTATAAAAAATAATGAGCCATGTGCAATAGCTTATCATGGTAATATAGTGGATTTATTAGAATATGCAGTTAAAGATAATATACATATAGATTTATTATCAGATCAAACATCTTGCCATGCTGTTTATGATGGTGGGTATTGCCCTTGCGGTATAACATTTGAAGAAAGAACAAAATTATTAGCAGAAGATAAAGAAACATTTACAAAATTAGTTGATAAAACACTAATGAAGCATTTTGAACTAATCAAAGAACTACACAATAGAGGTGTATATTTTTTTGATTATGGAAATAGTTTTATGAAAGCCATATATGATGCTGGGTGCAAAGAAATATCTAAAAATGGAGTAGATGAAAAAGATGGATTTATATTCCCATCATATGTTGAAGATATATTAGGGCCACAATTATTTGATTATGGGTATGGTCCATTTAGATGGGTTTGCTTATCTGGAAAACAAGAAGATTTAGAAAAAACTGATAGAGCAGCTATGGAAATAATAGATCCTGATAGAAGATATCAAGATAGAGATAATTGGATTTGGATAAGAGATGCAAAGAAAAATAAATTAGTTGTAGGAACGCAAGCTAGAATACTTTATCAAGATGCACTAGGAAGAACAAACATTGCTCTTAAATTTAATGATATGGTTAGACGTGGTGAAATAGGACCTGTAATGTTAGGTAGAGATCATCATGATGTATCAGGAACAGATTCTCCATTTAGAGAAACATCAAATATAAAGGATGGAAGTAATATAATGGCTGATATGGCTACTCACTGTTTTGCAGGAAATTGTGCAAGAGGAATGAGTTTGGTAGCACTTCACAATGGTGGTGGAGTAGGAATAGGTAAATCTATAAATGGTGGATTTGGAATGGTTCTAGATGGATCTCAAAGAGTTGATGATATCCTTAGAACTTCTATGCCATGGGATGTTATGAATGGAGTTGCTAGACGTGCTTGGGCTAGAAATGAAAATTCAATAACTACTGCTATGGAATACAACAAAATGTGTGAAGGCAAAGATCATATAACACTTCCTTATATTGTAAGTGAAGAGTTAATAAATGAATTAGTAGATAGATAATATAATATATAGCTAAATTTAAATTAGTAGAGATTATAATTTATTATACCTAAGATTATAATCTCTACTAACTAATTATATATTTAATTTAATTACAGGGGGTAAATATGGCTATAGTTCAATGTATACCAAATTTTAGTGAAGGAAGAGATTTAGAAAAAATAGAAAAGATAGTTCAACCATTAAGAGGAAAAGAGGGGGTAAAATTACTTAACTATGAAGCTGATAAAAACTATAATAGATTAGTTGTAACTGTAATAGGAGAACCAAATAAAGTTAAAAATGCAGTTTTAGAAGCTATAGGAGTAGCTACAGATTTGATAGATATGAATAACCATAGAGGACAACATTCAAGATTTGGAGCTACAGATGTTTGTCCATTTATACCTATAAAAGATATGACTATGGATGATGCTATAGATTTAGCAAAAGAACTTGGAAATGAAGTAGCAAGTAAATATAATATTCCGGTATTTTTATATGAAAGTGCTGCAACTAATCCAGAAAGAATAAATTTAGCAACTGTTAGAAAAGGCGAGTATGAAGGATTAGATGAAAAACTTAGAGATATTAATTGGATGCCTGATTTTGGAGATGCTAAGAAACATAATACAGCCGGTGCAATAGCTATTGGTGCAAGAAGACCTCTTATAGCATATAATATAAATCTTGATACTGAAGATATAGAAATAGCATCAAAAATTGCAAAAACAATAAGATATTCTAATGGAGGATATAGGTTTATAAAAGCAGGTCCAGTTGAAGTACCAGAAAGAAAAATGACACAAGTAACTATGAACTTAACTGATTATACTAAAACAAGTATGTATAGAGCATTTGAAGCTGTAAAGATGGAAGCTAGAAGATATGGAGTAAATGTAATTGGAAGTGAAATAGTTGGACTATGTCCAATGGAAGCACTTATAGATGTTTCAGCATATTATTTAGGATTAGAAAACTTTGATTTAAATAAAGTTTTAGAGACTAATTTAATGGAGTAAAATTATGAAAGCAGATTTAGTAATTAAAAATATAGGAAAATTAGCTACTATGAGAAGTAAAAATACTCCAGTAGTAGGTAAGGATATGAATAATGTAGAAATCCTTGAAGATGCATATGTAGCAATAAAAGATGGAATATTTATTGAGATAGGTATAGGAGAAAATTATAAAAATATAGTTAATTTTAATACTGAAATAAATGATGCACAGGGGCTTTTAGTTACTCCAGGACTTATAGATTCACATACTCACTTAGTTCATGGTGGTTCAAGGGAAAATGAATTTTCTAAAAAAATTTCAGGAATACCATATATAGAAATTTTAAAAGAAGGTGGAGGAATACTTAGCACTGTAAAGTCAACTAAAGAACATTCTGATGAAGAACTATATTCTAAAGCAATAAAAAGCCTTGATAGGATGTTAGAATTAGGTGTTACTACTGTAGAGTCTAAAAGTGGATATGGATTAGAGATAGATACGGAAATAAAACAACTAAAAGTTGCTCATCAATTAAATAAAACTCATCCAGTTGATTTAGTTCATACCTTTCTAGGTGCTCATGCAATACCTATTGAGTACAAAAACAATAGTAAAAAATATATAGATATTTTAATTAATGAGATGATGCCTAAGATTAAAGAATTAGAGTTAGCGGAATTTTGTGATGTATTTTGTGAAGAAGGAGTATTTTCAATAGAAGAAAGTGAATTGATATTATCAAAAGCAAAAGAAATGGGATTTAAATTAAAAATACACGCAGATGAAATTGAGTCATTAGGTGGAGCTGAGTTATCAGCTAAATTAAAGTGTATATCAGCAGATCATCTAATGGCAGCTAGTGAAGAAGGTATAGATATGATGGCTAAAAATAAAGTCATTGCTAATTTACTTCCAGCTACATCTTTTAACTTAAATAAGCCCTATGCAAATGCTAGAAAGATGATTGATTCAAACTTAGGAATAGCTTTATCTAGCGATTATAATCCTGGAAGTTGTCCTAGT
Coding sequences within it:
- a CDS encoding urocanate hydratase, translating into MVKELNILNQEIENSMSIKITNIPKEVPNFIDGIRRAPKRESKLSQEDIKLALKNALRYIPEEYHEELAPEFLEELMTTGRIYGYRFRPDGNIKGKNIDEYEGKCIEGRAFQVMIDNNLDFDIALYPYELVTYGETGQVFQNWMQYVLVKEYLKVLTEDQTLVIQSGHPLGLFKSKPDAPRVILTNGLMVGMFDNLEDYKRASAIGVSNYGQMTAGGWMYIGPQGIVHGTYSTLLNAGRLMLNIDKDSDLRGKLFVTSGLGGMSGAQGKAVEIAGGVGIIAEVDYSRIETRYTQGWVSKIAKTCKEAFEMANECIKNNEPCAIAYHGNIVDLLEYAVKDNIHIDLLSDQTSCHAVYDGGYCPCGITFEERTKLLAEDKETFTKLVDKTLMKHFELIKELHNRGVYFFDYGNSFMKAIYDAGCKEISKNGVDEKDGFIFPSYVEDILGPQLFDYGYGPFRWVCLSGKQEDLEKTDRAAMEIIDPDRRYQDRDNWIWIRDAKKNKLVVGTQARILYQDALGRTNIALKFNDMVRRGEIGPVMLGRDHHDVSGTDSPFRETSNIKDGSNIMADMATHCFAGNCARGMSLVALHNGGGVGIGKSINGGFGMVLDGSQRVDDILRTSMPWDVMNGVARRAWARNENSITTAMEYNKMCEGKDHITLPYIVSEELINELVDR
- the ftcD gene encoding glutamate formimidoyltransferase, with protein sequence MAIVQCIPNFSEGRDLEKIEKIVQPLRGKEGVKLLNYEADKNYNRLVVTVIGEPNKVKNAVLEAIGVATDLIDMNNHRGQHSRFGATDVCPFIPIKDMTMDDAIDLAKELGNEVASKYNIPVFLYESAATNPERINLATVRKGEYEGLDEKLRDINWMPDFGDAKKHNTAGAIAIGARRPLIAYNINLDTEDIEIASKIAKTIRYSNGGYRFIKAGPVEVPERKMTQVTMNLTDYTKTSMYRAFEAVKMEARRYGVNVIGSEIVGLCPMEALIDVSAYYLGLENFDLNKVLETNLME
- the hutI gene encoding imidazolonepropionase — translated: MKADLVIKNIGKLATMRSKNTPVVGKDMNNVEILEDAYVAIKDGIFIEIGIGENYKNIVNFNTEINDAQGLLVTPGLIDSHTHLVHGGSRENEFSKKISGIPYIEILKEGGGILSTVKSTKEHSDEELYSKAIKSLDRMLELGVTTVESKSGYGLEIDTEIKQLKVAHQLNKTHPVDLVHTFLGAHAIPIEYKNNSKKYIDILINEMMPKIKELELAEFCDVFCEEGVFSIEESELILSKAKEMGFKLKIHADEIESLGGAELSAKLKCISADHLMAASEEGIDMMAKNKVIANLLPATSFNLNKPYANARKMIDSNLGIALSSDYNPGSCPSENLQFVMQLGCLGLKMTPYEVLNAVTINAAYAIDRQNEIGSIEIGKKADLVVFDAPNIEYLMYHFGINHTKQVYKNGNLVVDDKVILSKI